Genomic window (Candidatus Nitrosocosmicus franklandus):
AGAAATTGATGGTTCTCAAATAATGAGCAAGAGTGTTTTTTCGGCCTCCGGACATCTGAGTAATTTCACAGATCCCGTAGTAAAGTGCAAAAAATGTTTTAGCTCATTTAGAGCCGATAAATTGATTCAAGAAGTTGCAAAGATCGAGGTACCAGAAAGATTGGCTAATGAACTCGTAGATAATTTGATAAAAGAACACAATATCGTATGTCCGCTTTGTAAGGGAAATTTATCTAATGCTGAGAGGTTTAACATGATGTTTAGGGTCGAAATTGGGCCTAATCATGATGAAGCTTATTTGAGGCCCGAGACATGTCAATCAATCTTTGTAGATTTCTCGCGAATTTATAAGGTTAGTAGAGGAAAATTGCCATTAGGTATAGCTCAAGTTGGAAAAAGCTTTAGAAATGAGATCTCCCCGCGACAAGGATTATTAAGACTTCGAGAGTTCTACCAAGCCGAAATAGAGATATTTTGTAATCCATCTAAACTTGATGAGCTGACTAAATTTGAGGAAGTGAAAGACACTATTTTGAGAATATACGATGGCCACACGATTGAAATTTCTGTTCAAGAAGCGCTTGACAAGAAAATTCTGCCAAACAAATTAGTTGGATACTATCTAGCGTTACTTGTAGAGTTTTTCGAAAAAACAGGTATAGATAGAAAACGAACACGGCTAAGGAGACTTTCTGATGATGAAAAGGCGTTCTACTCAACTATTGCATTTGATTTTGAAGTAGACACATCTATAGGATGGCTTGAGCTCGTTGCTTGCAACTATCGTTCAGATTATGATCTTAAATCTCATTCTATTACTAGCAAAACTAACCTTGAAGTAATGGATGGCGACATAAAGGTTCTTCCCCATGTATTTGAACTTTCACTTGGAGTTGACCGGTGTATTTACTCCATTATAGAACACTCCTATTATATTGATCGCGAAAGCGATGACAGGTCTGTATTGAAATTGAAGCCATACTTAGCCCCAATTCATGCTGGAGTACTCCCACTTTTAAGAAAGCCTGAATTCAAAGAAAAATCAATGAAGTTATTAAATTTGATCCAAAAGGATTTTGATGTCTTTTACGATGAAGCGGGATCTATTGGTCGTCGGTACAGACGGCTGGAGGAAATAGGGACTCCATTTGCATTCACTATTGATCATCAAACACTCGAAGATGATACTGTTACTGTGAGATATAGAGATTCTATGAGTCAGGAACGAATAAGTATTGATAATGTCAGTTCATTCTTATTTACAAATGTTTATACGTTTGAAAGGCTTCCTTCTTCTAAAGCCCAATACTTACCAAAATGAACTCTCTGTCTGCGCATCATTGCTTTCATGAGATTTTTTTTGCTTTGCAAACTCTACATAATCTTCTATAACGGATTTATCGCGAAAAATTCCTTCAACTGCGATTACAGACGGAGCCTTAGTAGTAGGTAATTCCATACAGCAACTTTTTTCAAAATTCTTAACATGATATTTTACAAAGTCTATGCCGTTATCTACAAATAATTTAATAACTCTTTGTGACTCTGGGGAATCATCGATTAATAAGATTGGTTTTCTTGCTCTCAATTTTGTCTCTATACTAGGTAAAGAATATCCTCTAATAAAATATTTAAATTTTATTAGGCAAACGGTAAGTTCGGTGCTGGCCTGGCCTGTATGGACTAGAATACTATTATCCGTAAACTAGAAATAATTTGTATGGTTAACTTAATCCAAATAGCAATTGAAAACTCTTTTGGTAAATAATTTTTCACCATTTATAGCGGACATTGTAAGTATTTTCAACGAATTAGATAATAAATTTGATTGCTATGATTGTAATCAAATTCAGACTATAGATACCCATTTGGATTTTTTACGAGACTTTGATAATGTGATTCTATCAGGCCGACAGAAAAACTCTGTTATTATAAATAAGATCAATTCTAGTATAGTAAAGGCATGTTTGATACTGGACAAGCCCTTGCTTGGAATATGTTACGGAGGACAAATCTTGGCCCTGACTCTCGGATGTACTTTAAAAAAAATTCAAAAAGTTAAGAATACGATTCAAATTGATTTGATTGAACCCACACCTATCTTAGAAGGGTACACGTCGGTACGAATGTATGAAAGTCATAATTTTTGTATTTCCGCTCTCTCAAGTGATTTCAAGTTGCTTGGTACATCAGAATCTTGTACCAATGAATTGTTTTGCTTTCGTAACAAACCGCTTTTTGGAACTCAATTCCATCCGGAGAAAAGTGGACGACATGGGAAAGACATGCTTCGTAATTTTCTAAAACTGAAGTAGACGCAAATCATACTATGCTGAGGGTTGACTGACAAATCATTATGATTTTTATTTCCTTATCTCCAAATTTAAAAGGTGTTCAAAAACGAAGATATTGATGCCCACCAAATCTCATTACCTCTTGTAAACAAAAATGAAGACAAAACCGTATTTCCTCTTGTATTAAATGTAATATCTAGGTTCTGGGGTGAAGAGCCTCCTAAAACCGAGATTGAGACGAGGTCTACGAGTTATAAAAATTATAAAGGCAGTATTTTCATAGAGGGATTAGAAATAATTGAAAAAAAATTAAATCTTTCTTCCATCATTTATAGGGGATCTCTTGATGATCTGAAAAAACGTATAGATCAAGGGATACCTTGTATTGTAATTCTTCCCGGAATTGCAGAAACCATTCAATTTGCTACGATTGTATGTGGTTATGATGAGAATGAGAAAAGAATTATTACATACGTTCCTGAACCTGACTCCTTTGGGGCTATTCCTATAGAAAAATTTGTCAAGGAATGGGAACAAGATGACTTTTTGACAATGGTAGTTTGTCCAGCAGACGTAATGAATATGTTAAAGAACGATTCTTTTCCATTCAGTCATTCAAATCGTGTAGCTTTAGAAGCTGAAAGATTAAGAATCATGGGCAAGGACACTGAAGCACTAAGTTTAATTCAAAAGACTATAGATAGGTATGATGATGCCAGTGAAAATCCGCAGTTATTATTAATGTTGGCCAGTATTCTCAATGAAAATGTCGATGCTAAGTGTATCGAATATTATAAAAAAATAATTGAAATAAACCCTAAATTCTATTTAGCGTATAGGGGATTAGGAAACTATTATCTAAAGAAAAGAGATTATAGTGCATCAAATATGTATTATAATGAGGCCATTAAAATAAGTCCAACAAGATACGGTCCAATTTATAAAAACCTTGGATTGACTTACATGAACGTAGGCGATAACGTCTCTGCAAAAGAGTCCTTCAAAAAATATCTCGAACAAGTACCTGAAGCAAGGGACCGTGAGAGTATTCTTGAATTTATCCATTCATAATTTTTTTAGAAATTAGATCAAGATTATATAACCTAATTCTGGATCCCAAATGACGCAACCATTTGACAATTCTTCATATGAGAACAAGGTTATTGTGATAGAACCTACTATCAAATCCAGCGAATTTAGAGATTTTTTAGTGGAGTCAACAATCCAATTATTGGAAACAACTGGTATAAGAATTCAATCAATAAGAACCGAAGGATGTTTTATAATTCTAAGATTATGTGATCCTTCACTCAATGTAATTGCAATCGATATTCTAAAAAAGACTTCTGGCATCTCTTTCATCTTCTTTGGGGTCGCTATTGAACCATGCTACGATACTATTGTAAATACTGTTTTCGCTTTTTATTCAAACAGTTTGATTAGTGGCAAGACTTATTTCATACACATAAAGTCAGCGAGCATGAGCTGGGAAGATGAGAAACCTATTTTGGACCAATTTGATTTGGAATTTCATCTCAACAATGAACTGTTTAGCAAATTTGCTAAGTCTATAAGGGTGGATAACGATAAAACGGCCGAGATTGTTATCTATATTCTATTATCAGGCAAAATTTGCTATATTAGCATGTTGAGTATTAGAGGACAATCTATCATACCATTAAATTATTTACAAGATGCTATAGTATGCCCAATTTTTGATAATGTATCTTTGATTTCATTAGTTAAAGTCCTAAATTCTGGGTATATTCCAATACCATTGTTCTTCTTCAGTAGAAAGGATGATTTGAAAAGACTGTTAAAGGCATTTGAAAATATAATCTCAGCCTACCCAATTGACCTTATTGAAATCTATCTTATCTCTATAGAAAATCAGGTGACGGAGCTGACTCAAAAGGTCCAGGCATATGAAGCCAAGAAAAAATTACACAAAGTAGGGAATAACTCAGTTTCTTGGCTAATTTTTCGGATGACAAAGTCGATGATGACGGAAGATCCTATATTCAAAATGAAAATGGTAGAACTACCTTTGACGCCATATGCACATCCACGTTGGTTAATTAGGGATGTCATAGAAAATTTCAGAGAATCGGGAAGAACTATCTTTACCCCTTTGCTTTTTAATAATGGTACAAGAGAATTTGAAGTGGATATTTTTGAATTAACAAAAAAGGGATTTTTGATTGATTATCATGGAACTGATATTGAACAGCAAATCGAATTCAATCAATGGGAATACAAAAACTTTCAAAAGGAAATATTGTATAATTCCTATCCATCCAATTCAAAAGTGGTGAAAAAAATTGTACTACGAGTAAGAAAGGATGATATTCTTGATATTTTCAATTCCATTTAACTTTGTGCTGATTTCAGCAAGTTTATCTATTTCTTCCTTGTATTTCAAATTACTAAATAATTCGGTTAATGTATTAAATAGGACTTCATCATTAATGGATTTCGCATCAATTTTGCAACCTATACCAAGCTTTACTATCTTTTCAGCATTCGATAACTGTTCTCCATGACTTTCTATAGGTAGCGAAATAAATGGTTTTCCGAATTGAATTGCTTGGGAAATGGCTGTGTGGCCTCCTCTGATTATCAATATATCCGAAATTAAAAAGATTTCATCTCGACATGGACACCATTCATAGTACCAAATATTTTCTGATATTTTTCTTGGTTGAACACTGCCGTTAGCTTTTCCTTCTGAAATAATTATTTGAAAAACTCTTTGGTTTTTGAGTATACGAATAAGTGCATTGATAATTGGTAATCTTGTATCTTGTGGACCACTGATATGAACAAATATTACTGGTTTAGTACTATCAAGTTTAAGATCTCGTCTAACTTTGTTTATATGTGTTTGTGATAATTCAACTCGTGGGGTGGTAAACCCAATATATTCTATTTTCTTTCTTACCGATTTAACCGAATTAATGTTCTCCTCTGATATCGTATAAGGTGGAGGTAGATCTGGTACCAGTATTCTATCTGCTATATTCCATAATCCTCCCATAAGTTCAGCATTACATGTTTCAAAAATCTTGGCCGCTTTAAACTCTCGTAATCTGGGGGTTAGTAATAATTTGATCTGATTAATCACCAAAATTCTCGGTATTTGAAGAATATTCGAGGCGATCAAGGGGGAGAGTCTAGAATCTGAAACAACTACTTGAGGATTAAATTTTTTCAAATATTTTATCTCTTTGTTAATTTGCCATGGTAGGTTGACTAACCATTGTGGGATCTTATTAATGTTGTTTTTTACAGAGAATTCTCCGTCTTTTCCCCAATGAAATTCTACAGGGGGAACGAGATTACATTCAAAACCTTGGCCTTTTATATAATGAGACGCTTCACCAAAAGATGAAAAATGAAATCGAATGCTGAGTCTATTTAAGCTCTCTGCTAATAGTATTAACCTGCTGGCGTGTCCCAAGCCAACTCCATATGGCGCTAAATAGACTCTTTGCACTAATATCACAAATTTGGATGTGTTTAAAAAGTGTTAAGCAGATTAAAATGAATTATTTATTCTATACTAAAACATCATCTTGAAATCAAAGTGACATCATACCTTGATGGGTCATTTTGTGTCACT
Coding sequences:
- a CDS encoding glycosyltransferase encodes the protein MQRVYLAPYGVGLGHASRLILLAESLNRLSIRFHFSSFGEASHYIKGQGFECNLVPPVEFHWGKDGEFSVKNNINKIPQWLVNLPWQINKEIKYLKKFNPQVVVSDSRLSPLIASNILQIPRILVINQIKLLLTPRLREFKAAKIFETCNAELMGGLWNIADRILVPDLPPPYTISEENINSVKSVRKKIEYIGFTTPRVELSQTHINKVRRDLKLDSTKPVIFVHISGPQDTRLPIINALIRILKNQRVFQIIISEGKANGSVQPRKISENIWYYEWCPCRDEIFLISDILIIRGGHTAISQAIQFGKPFISLPIESHGEQLSNAEKIVKLGIGCKIDAKSINDEVLFNTLTELFSNLKYKEEIDKLAEISTKLNGIENIKNIILSYS
- a CDS encoding glutamine amidotransferase-related protein → MVNNFSPFIADIVSIFNELDNKFDCYDCNQIQTIDTHLDFLRDFDNVILSGRQKNSVIINKINSSIVKACLILDKPLLGICYGGQILALTLGCTLKKIQKVKNTIQIDLIEPTPILEGYTSVRMYESHNFCISALSSDFKLLGTSESCTNELFCFRNKPLFGTQFHPEKSGRHGKDMLRNFLKLK
- the glyS gene encoding glycine--tRNA ligase; translation: MNTYDQIIQLALERGFYFPSSELYADASAGFWEYGPNGVKIKNKFLDLWRRELVRRDNMLEIDGSQIMSKSVFSASGHLSNFTDPVVKCKKCFSSFRADKLIQEVAKIEVPERLANELVDNLIKEHNIVCPLCKGNLSNAERFNMMFRVEIGPNHDEAYLRPETCQSIFVDFSRIYKVSRGKLPLGIAQVGKSFRNEISPRQGLLRLREFYQAEIEIFCNPSKLDELTKFEEVKDTILRIYDGHTIEISVQEALDKKILPNKLVGYYLALLVEFFEKTGIDRKRTRLRRLSDDEKAFYSTIAFDFEVDTSIGWLELVACNYRSDYDLKSHSITSKTNLEVMDGDIKVLPHVFELSLGVDRCIYSIIEHSYYIDRESDDRSVLKLKPYLAPIHAGVLPLLRKPEFKEKSMKLLNLIQKDFDVFYDEAGSIGRRYRRLEEIGTPFAFTIDHQTLEDDTVTVRYRDSMSQERISIDNVSSFLFTNVYTFERLPSSKAQYLPK